DNA from Chloracidobacterium sp.:
GATCGTTACGTCCGAACCATTCAGCAGGTCAAGGCAAAACCACATATTGACGCTGCAAAAAAGCTCGTATTCGAACCACAGATTCACTTCCGAGCCGGGCGTCAATTCCGTAAGCACGTTGATCTCGTCGGCGACCTTTTCATGATAATCGATCACGTCGTCGCCATATTCGGCCAGAACGAACTGTGCGCGCTCGTCCCAGAATTCGGCCAGACCAGGAGCATCTATCGGACCCGAGATCAATGCTTCGCGAAATACGATCAGTTTGCCATCGAGGCCTGTCTTATTGAACTCTTCGACTTGGGCGTCGCCCGGAAGAACGTGATAGATCATATCTGAAGACTTACTGCGTAGATCACCGCAAGGCAAACACCGGCGTACACGCCTGCGACCAGATCGTCCGCGCAAACACCGAGGCCGCCCGGCAGTTCCTGAAGACCGTCTATCGGATACGGCTTCCAAATATCAAAAAGCCGAAAAAGTAGAAAGCCGGCCAATATGTAATGCCAGCCGATACCAAACGGAACGAACAAAAACACGACCAATTGGCCCATTACCTCGTCAACGACAGCTTCCGACGGATCGGAATTGCCCAACAGATCGATCGAACGGCCCGATGACCAGATTCCGGCGATCGCAAACAGCACCAAACCGACAGCAAGAACCGCATAGACCTGAGCCTGGGACGGCCCGTTCATAAAACCGAAACCCGTTCGTCTTAGATATTCCAGAAGGCTTTCGATCGAAAGGTAGATCACGATACCGACCATCGAACCCCACGTTCCCGGCGCGATCGGCAAATAACCAACGCCCCATGTGGTCAGACCGAGGGCTAGGTGGTCTTTGATCCCCTCAGGTTTTCGGCGTTCGATGGTGTGTTTCATACGATCGGTAGATCGGCCGCAGTAAAACCCGCGATCCGATGTCTAAACAAGATAAGAGAACTTAAAGATCGACCGGCCAACTAAAACTCGATTCCCTGCTGGGCATAGATCCCTGCATGAAATGGGTGTTTGATCTCCTTCATTTCGGTGACGAGATCCGCAGCTTCGATGAGTTCAGCGGGTGCGTTTCTGCCGGTAGCTATGATGTGCAGGTGCTTTTGTTCTCCGCGGACCGCCTTTATCTCAGCAACAACGGCGTTCACATCTAGAAATTTGTAATCGAGAACGTATACCAGCTCGTCAAATACCAGAAGATCATACTCTGCAGACCGCATCTTCTCGACACAGAGTCTCCAGGTTTCTTCCGAGGTCCGGATGTCGACAGCAGGGTCTTTTGTATCCCATGTGAATCCGGCGCCCATTGTATGGACCTCGACACCGAGTTTTTCCAGTGATTCATGTTCGCCGTAACGATCCGTGCTCGATTTCATGAATTGGATCATGCAGCATTTCATTCCGCGTCCGGCCGCCCTGACAAGCACGCCGATCGCAGCTGTGGTCTTGCCTTTACCATCACCGGTGTTGACCATCAGCAGCCCGTGCGTGTTTTCGCGATAGTCCTCGCGACGCCATTTATAGCGCTTTTCTTTCGAATCCGTCATAACAAAAGAAAAAATCGGCGGCAGACCTGTAAGTGGCTTATTGCCAATTGCAACCCGCGGCCGACGGTCCTGTCGATCAAATTGTGAGCTGTCTATATGAGGTCTGGCGCGACCGTGATATCGCCGGCCCAGATCGTGGTCGCATCCTCGACGGCTTCGCGCACTGCCTCGACCAATTCGCGCTCTTTCTCGTCCCAATTACCCTCGATCCTCAGTCCGGCCGCATTCCGGTGTCCGCCGCCGCCAAACTTTTCGGCGATCTTTGCGACATTGATATCGCCTTTGGACCGAAGGCTGACCCGATATTGTTCCGGGCCGGTCTCGCGCATATAAACGACGGCGAGAATTTCACGCGCCGCGAGCGGGATATTCACAAAGCCATTGTTGTCGCCATCGACGGCATTGGCGACCTCACGCATTTCTAGCGTCTGCCGCATCCAGGCGACCCTGCCGCTCTCATCGCGTTTCACAGTGCCGAGCACCTGTCGCATCAATTCGATCCTCGACCATGGATAATTGTTATAGACAGCTTCCGATATCTCGGCCGGCTTTACCCCGGCCTTGACGAGTTCGGATGCGACCTTTAATGTCCGGTCGGTCGTGTTCGAAAAGTGAAACGACCCCGTATCGGTCACCAGAGCCATGTAGACGCATTCCGCGATCTCTTTCGTAACCCGGCCGCCGATCGCCTTGCAGAGGTTATAGATCATTTCGCCGACGGCCGAAGCCGTCGAATCGATCCAATTGATCGTTCCGAAATGTTCGCTCGTGGCATGGTGGTCGATATTTACAGTAAATTCGCTTTCGAGTCCTTTGATCCCCGGCCGTTCAAGGTCCGAGCATTCGATAACGAAGATCGCGTCGTACTGTGTATCGATCGCTTCCACATCGCGGATCTCGGCCGCACCGGGAAGGTGCCTGTAAGCGGGCGGTATCTCGCCATTCACAATAACCTCGGCCGATTTACCGAATGAACGAAGAAGCCAACACAACCCAAGCGACGAGCCGACCCCGTCGCCATCGGGTTTGATGTGCGTCGTGATCCCGAACTTCTGCTTGCTTTCAATTAACTCTACTACCTGACTTAACACTTATAAGAAAGACGAGGGTCAAAGTCTGAACAAAAGCCGGTTTCTGCCCTGTTCTTTATCCCTCGCCATCCGTCCTTTCATTTAATTCGCCCCTGCTTGTCAGATCTCGCAGGATCTCGCCCACGCGAGCTGCGTTCTCCTCGGCGGTGTCCCTCGCAAAGTACAGAATCGGGACGTGGCGCAAACTAAGATTCATTGCCACTTGCTGCCGCACAAAACCGGCTGCGTGCTGCAGTGCTTTCAAAGCCGTCTTTATCTCGTCCTCGGAGCCTTCGACGAGAACGTAAACCTTCGCGTCTCGAAGGTCGTCGGAAACCTTTACGTCCGTAACGATAGCCGTTTCGATCCGTGGATCGTCCAATTCGAAGCCGACGACCTCAGCGATCTCTTCCTTTAAGGCTTCCGCCAATCGTTCCGGACGACGCATAACTTCAGCTGAAGATCGAAAGACCGTTTCGTCGACCGGCCTTTCCGATCTCCGTTCCTTACAATTCGGTAGCCGCGATTCGCTCGATCACAAATGCCTCGATCTCATCATCGACCTTGATGTCGTTGAAGTTGACCAGGCTGATACCGCATTCATATCCCTGCTTGACCTCGTTCGTATCTTCCTTGAAACGCTTGAGTGACGAGATATCACCTTCCCAAACGACAACCCCATCGCGAATAAGACGAGCTTTCGCCTGGCGGCGGATAAGTCCGTCGGTCACACGACAGCCTGCGATCGTACCGATCTTGGATACCTTGAATGTCTCTTGTACGAGAGCCTTGCCCAGAATGACCTCTTTCTCGATCGCGTCGAGCATCCCGATCATCGCGGCCTTTATCTCTTCTTCGACCTTGTAGATGATCGAGTGGAGCCGGATATCGACGTCTTCCTGTTTCGCAACGTCTGCCGCACGTGCCTCGGGTCGGACATTGAATCCGATAATGACGACCGCCGTCGATACATCGTCTGCCTGCGTCGCTGAGGCGAGCAAAACATCCGATTCCGCGATCGCCCCGACACCGGCCCGGATGACCCGAACCTTGACCTTTTCGGTCGAAAGTTTTTCGAGCGTCGCCCGTAGAACCTCGACCGAGCCTTGAACGTCAGCCTTGAGGATGACAAGAAGTTCCTTGACCTCGGCCTGGCCGAGCGATTCGATACCGCGTTTTGTCGTCTTCAGCATCGCTGCCTGACGCGCATGCATCTGACGCTGGCCAGCGATGGTCTGCGCCCGATCGACGTCCGCGACGACCTGGAATGTATCACCCGCCTGAGGAACGCCCTGCAGCCCGAGCACTTCGACCGGTGTCGCTGGTCCTGCCTCGGTGACCGGTTCGCCGCGATCGGAGAACATCGCCCTGACCTTTCCGTAAAACTGGCCGACAATGAACGGGTCGCCGACACGCAGCGTCCCTTGCTGAACAAGCGCCGTGGCCACAGCACCGCGGCCTTTGTCGAGTTTTGCTTCGAGCACCACGCCCGATGCACGCCTTGTCGGGCTTGCCTTCAGGTCAAGAATATCTGCCTGCAGCAACACGGTTTCGAGAAGCGTGTCGAGGCCTTGCCGATTCTTGGCTGAGACCGGGACCATTTCGACGTCGCCGCCCCAATCGATCGGCTGCAGACCAAGCCCTGCGAGACCTTGTTTGACCTTGTCCGGATTTGCGTCGGGCCTGTCGATCTTGTTGATCGCGACAATGATCGGGACTTTTGCGGCTTTCGAGTGTTCGACCGCTTCGACCGTTTGAGGCATGACACCGTCGTCGGCCGCAACGACCAGGATGACGATATCCGTCGCCTTTGCACCACGGGCACGCATCATCGTGAAGGCTTCGTGGCCGGGTGTGTCCAAGAATACGACGCGGCGAGGATGTGCCGGATCTTCGGCATTCGCGACCTGAACACTGTACGCACCGATGTGCTGCGTGATGCCGCCGGCCTCGCCCTCGGCGACACGCTCGGACCGGATCGCATCCAGAAGCGAGGTCTTACCGTGATCGACGTGACCCATCACCGTGATCACCGGAGCTCGCGAAAGTTCGACATCATCTGCATCAGCTGCGATCAGTTCTTCGAACTCCTGTTCGATGACCATTTCCTCGAACGGTACGAAGCTGACCTCGTAACCAAAATCGAGTCCGAGTTCGCCTGCCATCTTTTCACCGATCGGCTGGTTGAGCGTGGCAAAGACGCCTCGTTTTATCAGCAGCTGTACGATGTCGCGCGGCGTGATGCCAAGCGCTTCAGCGTATTCGCGAACCGTTGCTCCTTCGACGAGCCTGACCTGTTTTAATTCTCCGCCTTCTACGCGTCCGACCTGTGACATCACGCGTTCTTCGATGGTCCGCTGACGCGGAGCATCGAGATCACGTTCCGCAAACCTGCCGCCTTTCGCGTCCACGCCCTTGCCTTTTCGTCCGCCGGAGCGGCCCGGCCTGCGGCGGCTGTCTGCCGGCGGCGTGTAATTCAACTGCGGTGTCGCGGTCTCACCCGGCGTGCCCTTGAATTCGGGCCTGCGGACACCGCGAGCATCGCGGCCTGCGCGTGCGTCGGTGGTAAGCTTGCCGGTGCGGGTCGGCTGTTCGGCCACGACGCGTTCGCCCGGCTTTACGCCGCGCGCAAGCGCGTCCGGGCTAAGGATAAGCCGCTTTACTTTTGTTCCGCTCGGCCCAACCGCGGTCGATTCGGAACTTGCTTCCGGCGCGGTCTCTGTCTCAGCAGAAACGACTTCGGTCTCCGGCTGTTCCGATTTGACCTCGGCTGTTTCCGTCTCCGGAGCCTCTGCTGTCTCAGCCGAAGCCTCGGCGGGAGCGACGACCTCGGCCGGTTTTACGTCCCTGGCCTTGAGTACCTTTCTTACGGTCGCGGTAGGTTTGGCCTCGGGCTCAGCCTCCGGCACGGCCGCCGGTTTCGCCTTTACCTTGACGGCGGTCTTCGGTGCTTCAACTACCGGTGCTTCCTCGACCGGAGCGGCAGCTGCTTCGGCCGGCTGCTGCTCCTCGTCGGTTGTCTCCGATTTCTTTGATGCCTTGATGACCTTGATCGCCCGTTTCGGCGTCGGATCTGCTTTCGGAAAGTATTTCAGCCGCACCTTCTCGGCCAACTCCATGCTCACCGAATTGGACGGCACACTGATATCTGCTCCCTCACGGCGTAAATCTTCCATTACGCGCTTAGTGTCCTGCTTGAGGTCACGTGCAAGGTCATAGACTCGTATCTTCTTACCAATCGGCATAAGTTTTCCTGTAATTCAACTTCCCCAAAAACTGCGACTCAACGCGTAACGGCCAAGACAAAAACAAAGGGTGCGGTATCGATCACCCGCTAATCAGCTGTCGGCGACGCAGATCCGTCCTCTACGTTCGAGTCTTTTTCCTGCTCGTTTTCGGCGGTCGCGGCGTCTTCGCCTATCGCTGCTTCTGCATCCTCGGGTTCTGTGGCCGGCTCGTCTTCGGCAGCTGCGACGTCTGTTTCGTCGGATGCCGGCTCTGAGGTTTCAGCCTCCGCCGCTTCAACATCGGCCGAGGGCTCAAGCTCTTCCGCCTGAATTTCGTCAGCACTATCAGCCGGCTGATCGGTCGACTCCTGAGCGGTCTCGCCGTCGCCCTCTGATTCCTCAGGTCCTTCG
Protein-coding regions in this window:
- a CDS encoding phosphatidylglycerophosphatase A encodes the protein MKHTIERRKPEGIKDHLALGLTTWGVGYLPIAPGTWGSMVGIVIYLSIESLLEYLRRTGFGFMNGPSQAQVYAVLAVGLVLFAIAGIWSSGRSIDLLGNSDPSEAVVDEVMGQLVVFLFVPFGIGWHYILAGFLLFRLFDIWKPYPIDGLQELPGGLGVCADDLVAGVYAGVCLAVIYAVSLQI
- the cobO gene encoding cob(I)yrinic acid a,c-diamide adenosyltransferase; its protein translation is MTDSKEKRYKWRREDYRENTHGLLMVNTGDGKGKTTAAIGVLVRAAGRGMKCCMIQFMKSSTDRYGEHESLEKLGVEVHTMGAGFTWDTKDPAVDIRTSEETWRLCVEKMRSAEYDLLVFDELVYVLDYKFLDVNAVVAEIKAVRGEQKHLHIIATGRNAPAELIEAADLVTEMKEIKHPFHAGIYAQQGIEF
- a CDS encoding bifunctional oligoribonuclease/PAP phosphatase NrnA, producing MLSQVVELIESKQKFGITTHIKPDGDGVGSSLGLCWLLRSFGKSAEVIVNGEIPPAYRHLPGAAEIRDVEAIDTQYDAIFVIECSDLERPGIKGLESEFTVNIDHHATSEHFGTINWIDSTASAVGEMIYNLCKAIGGRVTKEIAECVYMALVTDTGSFHFSNTTDRTLKVASELVKAGVKPAEISEAVYNNYPWSRIELMRQVLGTVKRDESGRVAWMRQTLEMREVANAVDGDNNGFVNIPLAAREILAVVYMRETGPEQYRVSLRSKGDINVAKIAEKFGGGGHRNAAGLRIEGNWDEKERELVEAVREAVEDATTIWAGDITVAPDLI
- the rbfA gene encoding 30S ribosome-binding factor RbfA, coding for MRRPERLAEALKEEIAEVVGFELDDPRIETAIVTDVKVSDDLRDAKVYVLVEGSEDEIKTALKALQHAAGFVRQQVAMNLSLRHVPILYFARDTAEENAARVGEILRDLTSRGELNERTDGEG
- the infB gene encoding translation initiation factor IF-2; the protein is MPIGKKIRVYDLARDLKQDTKRVMEDLRREGADISVPSNSVSMELAEKVRLKYFPKADPTPKRAIKVIKASKKSETTDEEQQPAEAAAAPVEEAPVVEAPKTAVKVKAKPAAVPEAEPEAKPTATVRKVLKARDVKPAEVVAPAEASAETAEAPETETAEVKSEQPETEVVSAETETAPEASSESTAVGPSGTKVKRLILSPDALARGVKPGERVVAEQPTRTGKLTTDARAGRDARGVRRPEFKGTPGETATPQLNYTPPADSRRRPGRSGGRKGKGVDAKGGRFAERDLDAPRQRTIEERVMSQVGRVEGGELKQVRLVEGATVREYAEALGITPRDIVQLLIKRGVFATLNQPIGEKMAGELGLDFGYEVSFVPFEEMVIEQEFEELIAADADDVELSRAPVITVMGHVDHGKTSLLDAIRSERVAEGEAGGITQHIGAYSVQVANAEDPAHPRRVVFLDTPGHEAFTMMRARGAKATDIVILVVAADDGVMPQTVEAVEHSKAAKVPIIVAINKIDRPDANPDKVKQGLAGLGLQPIDWGGDVEMVPVSAKNRQGLDTLLETVLLQADILDLKASPTRRASGVVLEAKLDKGRGAVATALVQQGTLRVGDPFIVGQFYGKVRAMFSDRGEPVTEAGPATPVEVLGLQGVPQAGDTFQVVADVDRAQTIAGQRQMHARQAAMLKTTKRGIESLGQAEVKELLVILKADVQGSVEVLRATLEKLSTEKVKVRVIRAGVGAIAESDVLLASATQADDVSTAVVIIGFNVRPEARAADVAKQEDVDIRLHSIIYKVEEEIKAAMIGMLDAIEKEVILGKALVQETFKVSKIGTIAGCRVTDGLIRRQAKARLIRDGVVVWEGDISSLKRFKEDTNEVKQGYECGISLVNFNDIKVDDEIEAFVIERIAATEL